A single region of the Grus americana isolate bGruAme1 chromosome 3, bGruAme1.mat, whole genome shotgun sequence genome encodes:
- the FBXO30 gene encoding F-box only protein 30 has translation MEEHQQHSHCVNCVSRRCMTRPEPGISCDLIGCPLVCGAVFHSCKAEEHRMLCPLERVPCLNSGFGCPFIVARNKIADHLEVCPASVVCCTMEWNRWPVSYADRKSYENLSKDVDEVEQLDMALALQDQRMLLESLKVATMMSKAGDQIPESREQTPVKSSTPGAVHSNGLMPADEESYGALYQATVETTRSLAAALDILNTATRDINMLSSRLCISPHEMKEDTEIKEQASNGIIQDKKSDHEYPDEDNIGAVGGVNFDSPSQNSEMEQNGSSDICYDIEQKHDLNRNLNNSSLLCNGFHVENEYSKVLDQHEDLCVSNSKPSSVANGECTASHDDEALQSCSSFPVTAQLKEVMSADHLVNGNVNHVLFPHNANEEEMLERQVEQERLRNIDAFSLLRHRSYKFLVNHYWSTPKEDKAVDTSDLEITEDPMGLQGIDLITAALLFCLGDSPGGRGISESRTVDVYHVDFGTQTFSLPSAILATNTMVGEIASASACDHANPQLSNPSPFQTLGLDLVLEYVARYQTKQRSMFTFVCGQLFRRNEFSSHFKNVHGDIHAGLNGWMEQRCPLAYYGCTYSQRRFCPSTQGAKIIHDRHLRSFGVQPCISTVLVEPAKSCLIGLHNDHLSSLPFEVLQHIASFLDGFSLCQLSRVSRLMRDVCGSLLQARGMVILLWEKRKYPDGSSSWQIKEKVWRFSTAFCTVNEWKFADIVSMADHLKKCSYNAVERREEAVPLPCMCVTRELTKEGRSLRSVLKPVL, from the coding sequence ATGGAGGAACATCAACAACATTCACACTGTGTGAACTGTGTCAGCCGTCGTTGTATGACCAGACCAGAACCTGGCATTTCCTGTGATTTGATTGGCTGCCCGTTGGTTTGTGGAGCAGTTTTTCACTCGTGTAAAGCTGAGGAACATCGCATGTTATGTCCGCTTGAAAGAGTGCCTTGTTTGAATAGTGGCTTTGGATGTCCCTTCATAGTAGCTCGAAATAAAATTGCTGATCATCTAGAAGTTTGTCCTGCAAGTGTGGTATGTTGTACCATGGAGTGGAATAGATGGCCAGTCAGTTACGCAGACCGAAAATCTTACGAAAATCTGAGTAAGGATGTTGATGAAGTGGAACAGCTAGATATGGCTTTAGCCCTTCAAGACCAGCGCATGTTATTAGAATCACTTAAAGTAGCAACTATGATGTCAAAAGCAGGTGATCAGATACCAGAATCCAGAGAGCAAACCCCTGTCAAATCAAGCACCCCAGGTGCAGTGCATTCAAATGGTTTGATGCCTGCAGATGAAGAGTCCTATGGTGCACTTTATCAAGCTACTGTAGAAACAACAAGGAGTTTAGCTGCTGCTCTGGATATCCTGAACACTGCTACAAGGGACATTAATATGTTAAGTTCAAGGCTCTGCATTTCACCacatgaaatgaaagaagataCTGAGATTAAAGAACAAGCTTCTAATGGCATTATTCAGGATAAAAAGTCTGACCATGAATATCCAGATGAAGATAACATAGGAGCAGTTGGGGGAGTGAACTTTGATAGCCCGAGTCAAAATTCAGAAATGGAGCAAAATGGTTCTAGTGATATTTGTTATGATATAGAGCAAAAACATGACTTAAATCGAAACCTTAATAACTCCTCACTTTTGTGTAATGGCTTTCATGTAGAAAATGAGTATTCAAAGGTGTTGGACCAGCATGAAGATCTTTGTGTATCTAATTCAAAACCGTCCAGTGTAGCAAATGGTGAATGTACTGCATCTCATGATGATGAAGCATTACAGTCTTGCAGCTCCTTCCCTGTAACAGCACAACTTAAAGAAGTAATGTCAGCTGATCACTTAGTTAATGGCAATGTTAATCATGTACTATTTCCCCATAATGCTAACGAAGAAGAAATGTTAGAGAGACAAGTGGAGCAAGAAAGATTGAGAAATATAGATGCGTTTTCACTTTTACGGCATCGGTCATACAAATTCCTTGTTAACCACTATTGGTCTACACCAAAAGAAGACAAAGCTGTTGATACATCAGATTTGGAGATAACAGAAGATCCTATGGGTCTTCAGGGGATTGATCTAATCACCGCAGCTCTTTTGTTTTGCCTAGGAGACTCTCCTGGAGGTAGGGGGATATCAGAAAGTCGCACTGTCGATGTGTATCACGTTGACTTTGGGACCCAGACGTTTTCTCTCCCATCTGCTATATTGGCCACAAATACAATGGTGGGGGAAATAGCTTCAGCTTCTGCATGTGATCATGCCAACCCACAGCTCTCAAATCCGAGTCCATTCCAGACCCTGGGACTGGATTTGGTATTGGAATATGTGGCTAGATACCAAACAAAACAGCGTTCAATGTTTACATTTGTTTGTGGACAGTTGTTTAGGAGGAATGAATTTTCATCACATTTTAAGAATGTGCATGGTGACATTCATGCTGGCCTTAATGGCTGGATGGAGCAGAGGTGTCCTTTGGCATATTATGGGTGTACATATTCTCAACGAAGGTTTTGCCCTTCAACACAAGGGGCAAAAATTATTCATGACCGCCACTTACGGTCATTTGGAGTTCAGCCTTGTATATCCACAGTATTAGTAGAACCAGCAAAAAGCTGCCTAATTGGACTACACAATGACCATCTCAGTAGTCTGCCTTTTGAGGTTCTGCAGCACATTGCGAGTTTCCTAGATGGTTTTAGTTTATGTCAGCTTTCAAGAGTGTCACGTTTAATGAGAGATGTGTGTGGAAGCTTGCTTCAAGCACGTGGAATGGTGATACTGctttgggagaagagaaagtATCCAGATGGAAGTTCTTCTTggcagataaaagaaaaa